A stretch of Corallococcus silvisoli DNA encodes these proteins:
- a CDS encoding SDR family oxidoreductase produces MADSVFKDGLLKGKTAFISGGSSGINLGIATALVKAGAKVAINGRNVEKLEGAVKGLQAHGTAMGVAADVRDYASVEKALQQVKDAYGEIDVLVCGAAGNFPAPVLGMSSNGFKAVMDIDVLGTFNVSRAAFEHLRKPGAAVINISAPQAYLPMAMQAHVCAAKAGVDMLTRVLAIEWGGTGVRVNAITPGPIEGTEGMSRLAPSEASRLAIEKALPLQRFGTPDDIARLALFLASDAASFITGAIMVCDGGQSLLGGAALLQAMTG; encoded by the coding sequence ATGGCGGACAGCGTGTTCAAGGACGGGCTGCTCAAGGGCAAGACGGCGTTCATCTCCGGGGGCAGCAGCGGCATCAACCTGGGGATCGCCACCGCGCTCGTGAAGGCGGGCGCGAAGGTGGCCATCAACGGCCGCAACGTGGAGAAGCTGGAGGGCGCGGTGAAGGGCCTCCAGGCCCACGGCACCGCCATGGGCGTCGCCGCCGACGTGCGCGACTACGCGTCCGTGGAGAAGGCGCTCCAGCAGGTGAAGGACGCGTACGGCGAAATCGACGTGCTGGTGTGCGGCGCCGCCGGCAACTTCCCCGCGCCCGTGCTGGGCATGTCCTCCAACGGCTTCAAGGCGGTGATGGACATCGACGTGCTGGGCACCTTCAACGTGTCCCGCGCCGCCTTCGAACACCTGCGCAAGCCGGGCGCCGCGGTCATCAACATCTCCGCGCCCCAGGCCTACCTGCCCATGGCCATGCAGGCCCACGTGTGCGCCGCCAAGGCCGGCGTGGACATGCTCACCCGCGTGCTCGCCATCGAATGGGGTGGGACGGGCGTGCGCGTCAACGCCATCACCCCGGGTCCCATCGAGGGCACCGAGGGTATGAGCCGTCTGGCCCCCAGCGAGGCGTCGCGCCTGGCCATCGAGAAGGCCCTCCCGCTCCAGCGCTTCGGCACCCCGGATGACATCGCCCGGCTGGCCCTCTTCCTCGCCTCTGACGCGGCCTCCTTCATCACCGGCGCCATCATGGTCTGCGACGGCGGCCAGTCCCTCCTGGGCGGCGCCGCGCTGCTCCAGGCGATGACGGGGTGA
- the dnaE gene encoding DNA polymerase III subunit alpha, which produces MSFTHLHLHTLYSLLDGAIRMKDLIKTVKEKGMSSVAVTDHGNMFGTIDFYKKAKDAGIKPILGLEAYVAGPKGREDRSEKVAHHLILLAKNAEGYANLRYLSSTAYMNGFYYHPRIDKQVLAEHSKGLVGLTACLGGEVTSACFRGDMDHARRVAAEYKGIFEPDSFYLEVQSNGMAEQDKANENLKQLSRDLDIPLVATADAHYIKREDAKAHELLMCIASGKTLADNKRLRHSTDKLYVTSPEEMLGFFADSPEAVHNSMRIAEMCNVELKLGKPMLPTFKVPDGHTPDTFMSELAYEGLRQRFKELEGQYPIDREQYQARLTLELGVIQRMGFSGYFLIVQDFINWAKDHNIPVGPGRGSGAGSLVAYALRITDLDPIPYNLLFERFLNPERVSMPDFDIDFCQDRRDEVIKYVGRKYGEMNVGQIITFGSLKAKSVLRDVCRVFGLPFSEGDRIAKLVPEVLNITLKEAIEMEPRLKEMIEKPQNIGEVEGNPVTTKDVLEIALALEGLHRQPGMHAAGVVIADKPLWEFVPVYQPPGEKILITQFAKDEVEAAGLVKFDFLGLKTLTVIQHALDLVNRNHGKDIKRHEIPLHDEKMWQLMADGDTAGVFQMESSGFTEMVMKLKPTCFEDVIAAGALYRPGPLDSGMVDVFINRKHGREKVAYPHPNLEPVLKDTYGVIVYQEQVMQISQVLGGYTLGRADLLRRAMGKKKAEVMQAERAGFLEGCKTNNVDLKVAGEIFDLMEKFAEYGFNKSHSAAYGLVTIHTAWLKAHYPCEFMAALLTSEKDNTDKVVKHIGEARESGTQVLPPDVNQSDLAFGAVEGKIRFGLGAIKGVGEGAIESILEARKEGPFKSLFDFCERVDGRRVNRKVLEALVKAGAFDFEKRPRAQLFETIERAMNRGSSSQKDRAAGQSSLFGMLAGPATSGTGLKDDYAAVEEWPEKERLAFEKEAIGFYVSGHPLYQYEKELKRYARPITAVQRARRDEKLTVAGIITVLRERPTKTGKRMAWVTIEDLSGSTELVCFPGKDGTRNVMGKDGKWSKQGPKPGYEHWEHLLKSDDPILVSGTVQISQRDENTPTAELIVDDIQSLKSVREKRTKRLELRLPAEVVTEERLAKLNELAKKYAGATPVAVSVLFPGEAEAHIAGTTLKVQVNDDLLLAVDKLFGQKVVEFG; this is translated from the coding sequence ATGTCCTTCACCCACCTTCACCTCCACACCCTCTATTCGCTGCTGGATGGGGCCATCCGGATGAAGGACCTCATCAAGACGGTGAAGGAGAAGGGCATGTCGAGCGTGGCCGTGACGGACCACGGCAACATGTTCGGCACCATCGACTTCTACAAGAAGGCGAAGGACGCGGGCATCAAGCCCATCCTGGGGCTGGAGGCGTACGTCGCGGGCCCCAAGGGGCGCGAGGACCGTTCGGAGAAGGTGGCCCACCACCTCATCCTCCTGGCCAAGAACGCGGAGGGCTACGCGAACCTGCGCTACCTGTCCTCCACCGCGTACATGAACGGGTTCTACTACCACCCGCGCATCGACAAGCAGGTGCTCGCGGAGCACAGCAAGGGGCTCGTCGGCCTCACCGCGTGCCTGGGCGGCGAGGTCACCAGCGCGTGCTTCCGCGGCGACATGGACCACGCCCGCCGCGTCGCCGCTGAGTACAAGGGCATCTTCGAGCCCGACAGCTTCTACCTGGAGGTCCAGTCCAATGGCATGGCCGAACAGGACAAGGCCAACGAGAACCTGAAGCAGCTGTCGCGCGACCTGGACATCCCGCTGGTCGCCACCGCGGACGCGCACTACATCAAGCGCGAGGACGCCAAGGCGCACGAGCTGCTCATGTGCATCGCCAGCGGCAAGACGCTGGCGGACAACAAGCGCCTGCGCCACTCCACCGACAAGCTCTACGTCACGAGCCCGGAGGAGATGCTCGGCTTCTTCGCGGACTCGCCGGAGGCCGTGCACAACTCCATGCGCATCGCGGAGATGTGCAACGTGGAGCTGAAGCTGGGCAAGCCCATGCTCCCCACGTTCAAGGTCCCGGACGGCCACACCCCGGACACCTTCATGTCGGAGCTGGCGTACGAAGGCCTGCGCCAGCGCTTCAAGGAACTGGAGGGCCAGTACCCCATCGACCGCGAGCAGTACCAGGCGCGCCTCACGCTGGAGCTGGGCGTCATCCAGCGCATGGGCTTCAGCGGCTACTTCCTCATCGTCCAGGACTTCATCAACTGGGCCAAGGACCACAACATCCCGGTGGGCCCGGGCCGTGGCTCCGGCGCGGGGTCGCTCGTCGCCTACGCGCTGCGCATCACCGACCTGGACCCCATCCCGTACAACCTCCTCTTCGAGCGCTTCCTCAACCCGGAGCGCGTGTCGATGCCGGACTTCGATATCGACTTCTGCCAGGACCGGCGCGACGAGGTCATCAAGTACGTGGGCCGCAAGTACGGCGAGATGAACGTGGGGCAGATCATCACGTTCGGCTCGCTCAAGGCCAAGAGCGTGCTGCGCGACGTGTGCCGCGTCTTCGGCCTGCCCTTCAGCGAAGGCGACCGCATCGCCAAGCTGGTGCCGGAGGTCCTCAACATCACCTTGAAGGAGGCCATCGAGATGGAGCCTCGCCTCAAGGAGATGATCGAGAAGCCCCAGAACATCGGTGAGGTGGAGGGCAACCCCGTCACCACCAAGGACGTGCTCGAGATCGCGCTCGCGCTGGAGGGCCTGCACCGCCAGCCCGGCATGCACGCCGCGGGCGTGGTCATCGCGGACAAGCCGCTCTGGGAGTTCGTGCCCGTCTATCAGCCGCCGGGCGAGAAGATCCTCATCACCCAGTTCGCCAAGGACGAGGTGGAGGCCGCGGGCCTCGTGAAGTTCGACTTCCTGGGCCTGAAGACGCTCACGGTCATCCAGCACGCGCTGGACCTGGTGAACCGCAACCACGGCAAGGACATCAAGCGGCACGAAATCCCGCTGCACGACGAGAAGATGTGGCAGCTGATGGCGGACGGAGACACCGCCGGCGTCTTCCAGATGGAGTCCAGCGGCTTCACCGAAATGGTGATGAAGCTCAAGCCCACCTGCTTCGAAGACGTCATCGCCGCCGGCGCGCTCTACCGCCCCGGTCCGCTGGACTCCGGCATGGTGGACGTCTTCATCAACCGCAAGCACGGCCGGGAGAAGGTGGCCTATCCGCACCCCAACCTGGAGCCGGTGCTCAAGGACACCTACGGCGTCATCGTCTACCAGGAACAGGTGATGCAGATCTCCCAGGTGCTGGGAGGCTACACCCTGGGCCGCGCCGACCTTCTTCGCCGCGCGATGGGCAAGAAGAAGGCGGAGGTCATGCAGGCCGAGCGCGCCGGCTTCCTGGAGGGCTGCAAGACCAACAACGTGGACCTGAAGGTCGCGGGCGAAATCTTCGACCTGATGGAGAAGTTCGCCGAGTACGGCTTCAACAAGAGCCACTCCGCGGCGTACGGCCTGGTCACCATCCACACGGCGTGGCTCAAGGCCCACTACCCGTGCGAATTCATGGCCGCCCTTCTCACCAGCGAGAAGGACAACACCGACAAGGTGGTGAAGCACATCGGCGAGGCCCGCGAGTCGGGCACGCAGGTGCTGCCGCCGGACGTGAACCAGTCCGACCTGGCCTTCGGCGCGGTGGAGGGGAAGATCCGCTTCGGGCTGGGCGCCATCAAGGGCGTGGGCGAGGGCGCCATCGAGTCCATCCTGGAGGCGCGCAAGGAGGGCCCCTTCAAGAGCCTCTTCGACTTCTGCGAGCGCGTGGACGGCCGGCGCGTCAACCGCAAGGTGCTGGAGGCCCTGGTGAAGGCGGGCGCCTTCGACTTCGAGAAGCGCCCGCGCGCGCAGCTCTTCGAGACCATCGAGCGCGCGATGAACCGCGGCTCCTCCAGCCAGAAGGACCGCGCCGCGGGCCAGAGCTCGCTGTTCGGCATGCTCGCGGGCCCCGCCACCTCCGGCACCGGCCTCAAGGACGACTACGCCGCGGTGGAGGAGTGGCCGGAGAAGGAGCGCCTGGCCTTCGAGAAGGAGGCCATCGGCTTCTACGTGTCCGGCCACCCGCTGTACCAGTACGAGAAGGAGCTGAAGCGCTACGCGCGGCCCATCACCGCCGTGCAGCGCGCGCGCCGCGACGAGAAGCTCACCGTGGCCGGCATCATCACCGTGCTGCGCGAGCGCCCCACCAAGACGGGCAAGCGCATGGCGTGGGTGACCATCGAAGACCTGTCCGGCTCCACGGAGCTGGTGTGCTTCCCGGGCAAGGACGGCACGCGCAACGTGATGGGCAAGGACGGCAAGTGGTCCAAGCAGGGCCCCAAGCCGGGATACGAGCACTGGGAGCACCTGCTCAAGTCGGATGACCCCATCCTCGTCTCCGGCACCGTGCAGATCTCCCAGCGCGATGAGAACACGCCCACCGCCGAACTCATCGTCGACGACATCCAGAGCCTGAAGTCCGTGCGCGAGAAGCGCACCAAGCGGCTGGAGCTGCGCCTGCCCGCGGAGGTCGTCACCGAGGAGCGGCTGGCGAAGCTCAACGAGCTGGCGAAGAAGTACGCGGGCGCGACGCCCGTGGCGGTGAGCGTGCTCTTCCCCGGCGAGGCGGAAGCGCACATCGCGGGCACCACCCTCAAGGTGCAGGTGAACGACGATTTGCTCCTCGCGGTGGACAAGCTCTTCGGGCAGAAGGTCGTCGAGTTCGGCTGA